CCAGCTGGCGACCGCCAAGGCAGGCTACGACGCGAGCGGCCGCCTGTTCACCATCCTGATGTGGGTCTCCGGCGCCAGCGTGGCGCTGGGCGTGCTGCTGGCGGCGGTATCGTCCTGGCTGCTGCTGCGCGCCATCATGCGTCCGCTCGAACATGCGCTCGGCCACTTCGACGCAATGGCCCATGGTGACCTGTCGACCCGGGTGCAGGTCGACCGCGACGACGAGATGGGCGCGCTGCTCAAGGGCTTGTCCACCATGCAGGAACAGCTGGCCGGCACCGTGCGCAGCGTGCGTGACAGCAGCATGTCGATCGCCACCGCCAGCAGCGAGATCGCGGCCGGCAACATGAATTTATCAAGCCGCACCGAAGCCCAGGCCAGCAGCCTGGAAGAAACCGCCTCGTCGCTCGAAGAACTGACCACTACCGTGCAGCACAATGCGGACAACGTGCGCCAGGCGAACAACGTGGCGCGTTCGGCGTCCGAGGTCGCGGTGCGCGGCGGCCAGCTGGTGTCCGAAGTAGTGCAGACCATGGGCGCCATCGACGCCTCGTCCAAGCGCATCGTCGACATCATCTCGACCATCGACGGCATCGCCTTCCAGACCAATATCCTGGCGCTGAACGCGGCCGTGGAAGCGGCGCGCGCCGGCGAGCAGGGCCGCGGCTTCGCGGTCGTGGCCGGCGAAGTGCGCAACCTGGCGCAGCGCTCGGCGGCGGCGGCCAGGGAAATCAAGGAATTGATCAATACCTCGGTCAGCAACGTCGAAGCCGGCACCGCCCTGGTCGACAGCGCCGGCGCGACGATGGACGAGATCGTTACCAGCGTGACCCGCGTCAGCGACATCATGGCCGAGATCCTGGCCGCCGGCGAGGAGCAGACGGCCGGCATCCAGCAGATCAACGAAGCGGTGAGTCACATGGACCAGGCGACCCAGCAGAACGCCGCCCTGGTCGAGGAAGCAGCCGCCGCCACCGGCGCGCTGCAGGACCAGGCGCATGCCCTGCAGCAGATGGTGGGCGTGTTCAAGGTCGACGCGCAGCCTGCCGCGGCGAACGGGGCGCAGGCCCCGTCGCGCTCGCGCGCAGGCCAGCAACGCATGGCCCTGGCCGCGTAACCCGGCACGTCGTTCCCACGCAGGTGGGAACCCAAGTTTGCTTGTTCTGCTGCTGCGTTCGACAGTATTGACAGCGCGAATGACTTGGGTTCCCGCCTGCGCGGGAAGTCGTTACCTCCAGTGGAGGTAACGACGTGCTTGAGCTGACGGTTCTATCGCCGGTTCAGCTCGACGCTGCCGCCACCCTGGCGGCGGCCCCCTGGCGCCGCAGCACCAGCAGGCCGAAGGCGGTGGCCAGCACATACATGCTGATCGAATAGATCGCCGCCGGCACCATCAACCGGAAGTCGCCCAGCACCGAGATCGCCACATAGATCGCCAGGGTCGAGTTGTGGATCCCGATCTCGTAGCCGATCGCCACCGCGTTCGGCTTGTCGAGGCCGGCGATGCGCGGCACGTAGTAGCCCAGGCCCAGGCTGGCGGCATTGAACAGCACCACCGCCAGCCCGATCGCGGCGAACGAGCCGGTCAGGGCATCCCACTCCTTGGCGAAGGCGATCAGCGCCAGCGCCGCCAGCACCACCATCGAGAAGATCTTCATCGGCTTGTCGGTGCGCGCGGCAAAACCCGGCGCGGCGCGCTTGACCGCCATCCCGACCGCCACCGGCACCAGCACGATGGCGATCACTTCCATCACCTTGGCGGTCTGCATCGGCACCACCTGGCCGCTCTGCGAAAAACTGGCGATGGCGAAGTTGGCGATCAGGGGCAGGGTCACGATCGACAGCAGCGTATTGATCGCGGTGAGCGAGATATTCATCGCCACGTTGCCGCCGAACAGGTGGCTGAACAGGTTGGCGGAGACCCCACCGGGCGAGGCCGCCAGCAGCATCAGGCCGATCGCGAACACGGGCGGCACGTCCAGCAGCACGACCAGGCCGTAGCACAGCGCGGGCAGCACCAGGGCCTGCAGCGCCAGCGCCAGCAGCACTGCCTTCGGATGCCCCAGCAGGCGCCGGAAGTCGCCGACCGTGAGCGACAGGCCGAGCCCGAACATGATCAGGGCCAGCGCGCCGATCAGCAGGGTGGGAAGCAGGGTGATGAAATCGTTCATTGCGCGTCTCCAGCATGGTTTTTTTATGGGATGGCGGCGCGCCGGACTGCGCCTGCGCGCTGCCATGCCAGTGTAGTCGAGCCGGCAGAAGAAACGTCGGCCGGGCGTGCAATAATGCGGCATGAATCTTCGTCCAGTGTTCCTGCCGGCCCGCCAGGCAGTCGATCGACTCCATGCCTAGCAAAACAGGGTTCCCCGTCTCGAACGGCATCATGGCAGCGGCGATCCGTGCTCATGACTGGTCCAACTCGCCGCTGGGTCCGATCGTAGCCTGGCCCGCCACGCTGCGCACCAGCGTCAATATCGTCCTCGACTCGGCTTTTCCCAGCTTCCTGGTCTGGGGAACGGACCAGACCCTGCTCTACAACGATGCCTATGCCGAGATCCTGTGCAACAAGCACCCGGCCGCACTGGGGCAGGCCTTCCACGCCGTCTGGCACGAAATCTGGGACGTGCTCGGCCCGCTGGTCGAGCGCACGCTGGTGGGCGGCGAATCGCACAAGATGAACGATGTGGCCCTCGTCATGCAGCGCAAGGGCTATGCCGAGCATACCTGGTTCACGTATTCCTATGGCCCGGTGCGCGGCGATGACGGCCGCATCCTGGGCCTGCTGTGCAACTGCATCGAAACCACAGAATCGATTCTCAGGCAGCGGCGCCAGGCGGCCGACGAGGCGGTGCTGCGCGAGCACCAATCGGCGTCGCGCGAAGATGCCGAGCGGGTCCGGCTGGCGCTGGCGGCCGGCGCCATCATCGGCACCTGGTCCTGGGATTTGCCGACCGACCGCTTCACCGTCGATGAAGCCTTCGCGCGCGCCTTCGGCCTCGACCCGGCCATCGGCCGCACCGGCCTCTCCCTGGCGCAGGTCGTCGCCACCGTCCATCCGGACGACCAGGCCGGCCTGGCGCAAGCCATCAATACCGTGATCGCGCGCGGCGGCCAGTATGCCCACCAGTACCGGGTGCGGCGCGCCGATGGCCGCTATTACTGGATCGAGGCCAATGGCCGGGTCGACCTGGCGCCGGACGGCACCGGGTTGCTGTTCCCGGGCGTGCTGATCGACGTCGAAAGCCGGCGCACGGTGGAGGCCGAGCGCGACCGGGCGATCCTCAAGCTGCGCGCGCTGAACGAAGAGCTGGAACAGAAGGTGCTGGCGCAGGCGCTGGCGCGCGGACGCACCTGGCAGCTCAGTCCCGACGTGCTGGGCGTGCTTAATGCCGACGGGTATATGGAGTCCTCGAACCCGGCCTGGGAGGCGACCCTCGGCTGGACCGAGGATGAGGTGTCCGGCACGCCTTTCCTGGACTTCATCCACCACGACGACCGCGCGCCGACCGAAGCCGTGTGGCGCGCTGTGCTCGAGCAGGGTATCCCGGCGCTGCGCTTCGAGAACCGCTACCGCCACAAGGCCGGCGGTTGGCGCTGGCTGTCGTGGGTGGCGGTGCCGGACGACGGCAAGGTGTATTGCGCGGCGCGCGACATCACCATCGAGCGCGAACGGCAGGCCGCGCTGGAGCGGGCGCACGAGCAGCTGCGCCATTCGCAGAAGATGGAGGCGGTGGGCCAGCTCACCGGCGGCCTGGCGCACGACTTCAACAACCTGCTGGCCGGCGTCGCCGGCAGCCTGGACCTGATCAAGCTGCGCCTGGCGCAGGACCGCAGCGGCGAGATCGAACGCTACGTGGGCGTGGCTCAAGGAGCGACCCGGCGCGCGGCGGCGTTGACCCACCGCCTGCTGGCGTTCTCGCGGCGCCAGACGCTGGCGCCGCGCGCCACCTGCGTCAACACCATGGTCGAGGGCATGCTGGACATGATCCGGCGCACCGTGGGCCCCGGCGTGCGGGTCGAGCCGGACTACAGCAGCGCGCCGTGGGCGGCGCTGGTGGACCAGTCGCAGCTCGAGAACGCGCTGCTGAACCTGTGCATCAATGCGCGCGACGCCATGCCGGACGGCGGGCGCATCGCGATCGCCACCGCCAACCGCGTGTTCGATCCCGACGCCGCGCGCGGCCAAGAGCTGGCGCCCGGCGACTATCTCACGCTGTCGGTGTCGGACACAGGCACCGGCATGCCGCCCGACGTGCGGGCCAAGGCCTTCGATCCCTTCTTCACCACCAAGCCGCTGGGCCAGGGAACGGGCCTGGGCCTGTCGATGATCTACGGCTTCGCCAAGCAGTCGGGCGGACAGGTGCACATCGATTCGGAACCCGGCCAGGGCACCACGGTCAGCATCTACCTGCCGCGCCACCGCGGCGCGGCCGAGAACCTGGTCGCCGACCCGGCAAGCGAAGCGGCGCCGCCGGCCGGCCAGGGCGAGACCATCCTGGTGGTGGACGACGAACCGAGCGTGCGCATGCTGGTGGTCGACCTGCTCGAAGACCTCGGCTACACAGTGCTGGAAGCGGAAGATGGCGCCAGCGGGCTGCGGCTGCTGCAGTCGGGCGCACGCATCGACCTGCTGATCTCGGATGTCGGCCTGCCCGGCATGATGAACGGCCGCCAGATGGCCGATGCGGCGCGCGTCAGGCGTCCTGGGCTGAAAGTCCTGTTCATCACCGGCTATGCCGAAAACGCCTTGCTCGACCATGGCCAGCTGGCCCAGGGCATGTCGGTGCTGACCAAGCCGTTCTCGGTCGACACGATGGCGCAGCGGGTCAGCGCCCTCGTCGGGCGCTGACCGGGTTCAGGCGCCGGGCCAGGTCGACAGCGCCTGGTCGACTACCGCATCGAGCATCTCGCGTCCGAAGCCGGCCTTGGCCTGGATCGCCATGCCGTGCAGCAGGGCCATCACGAATGCCGCCAGGGCGTCGGGCCGCGCCGAGGCGGGCAGGTCGCCTTCGGCCTGGGCCCGCTCGAAACGCTCGCGCAGCTGCGCCTCGCCCTGCGCGCGAAAGTCGATCAGGGCCCGGCGCACCGGTTCCGACTCGTCGCTGCCGGCGACGGCGCCGTTGATGCCCAGGCAACCGGTGCGGTCGGGAAAGCGGGTATTCAGGTCGACCGAGCTGTGCAGCATGTGGGCGGCCACTTCGCGCGAGGTCGGCTTGGCCAGCGCTTCGGGGATGTGGGTCATGAAGCGCTCGGAGTAGCGCTCGAGCGCCCGCTTGAACAGCGCTTCCTTGTTGCCGAAGGCCGAGTACAGGGCCGGCCGCTCGACCCCGGCGGCTTCGGTCAGGTCGGCATACGAGGCGCCTTCATAGCCCTTGCGCCAGAACACGCACAGCGCGGCATCGAGCACTTTTTCCACATCGTATTCGCGATGGCGACCCATCTGCACACCTCCCTATTTTCACTAACGAACGTTATGAAAAAGCTTGACAGTCCGTTGGCGAATTATATACTCATCGTTATCGTAACAATCGTTACGAAATAAACGTGTCTTGGAAGAGGATGGGTATGGCAAATACATTGAAGGGAAAAGTCGCGCTTGTGACTGGCGGATCGCGCGGACTCGGTGCGGTGATTGCCGAGGCGCTTGCCGCCGAAGGCGCCGACGTGGCGATCACGTATGTGGCATCCGCCGACAAGGCCGAAGCCGTGGTCGCCAGGCTGAAAGAAAAGGGCGTGCGCGCGCTGGCGCTACGCAGCGACCAGGCCGACACCACGGCGGCCAGGCCGCTGATCGACAAGCTGGTCGCGCATTTCGGCCGGCTCGACATCCTGGTCAACAATGCGGCGGTGGTGGCCAAGGGCCAGCTGGTCGACGATCCGGCGCTCGACACCGCCACGCTCGACCACCAGTGGCAGGTGAACGTCATGGGGGCGGTGGCGACCACGCGCGCGGCGGCGTCGGCGCTGGCCGACGGCGGCCGCATCGTCTTCATCGGCTCGCGCAACGGCACCCTGGCCCTGATTCCGGGCGTGGCCGATTATGCCGGCACCAAGTCCGCCCTAATTGGCTACGCCAAGGGGATTGCGCGCGACCTCGGGCCGCGCAACATCACCGTCAACGTCGTCCAGCCCGGCGCCATGCCGACCGACATGATGGTCGAGGCCCTGGGCAGCACGACCGCGCCGGACGCCTTCCTGGACATGCACCCGATCCGCCGCATCGCGACGCTCGAGGAGGTCGCGGCGCTGGTCAACTTCCTGGCCGGCCCGAACGGCGGCTACATCACCGGCGGCGTGATCGACGTGGCGGGTGGACTCGGTATCTGAGAACGCGGCGCGGGACGGCTAGTGCCCGCGGCGCTGCACCAGCGCCGTGCCGACGCCGTGGCGCTTGCCTTCGCTGACGGCGGTGACGGTGCCGTCCGGATTGAACACCAGCGCATTGGCGGCGCCGATCTCTTCGGCCGGCGTTTCCCAGCGCTGGCCGAAGCCGGATAGCGCGCGCGCCTGCGCCGTGTCCGCGAAGCCCGGCTCGACCGAGGTGTCGACAGCATTGCGCTGGCTGATGCGCGGCGCATCGAGCGCCTGGTCCATCGGCATGCCGAAGTCGACGTGGTTGACGATGGTCTGCAGCACGGTGGTGATGATGGTCGAGCCGCCCGGGCTGCCGATGCTGAAGGCCGGCTTGCCGTCCTTGAGCGCGATGGTTGGCGCCATGCTCGAACGCGGGCGCTTGCCGGCTTCGGGCACGTTCGGGTGTGGCGCGGCGAAGTCGAAATCGGTGAGTTCGTTATTGAGCAAAAAGCCGTAGCCCGGCACCACGATCCCGCTGCCGCCCCAGGATTCGATGGTGAAGGTATACGACACCACATTGCCTTCTTTGTCGGACACCGTCAGGTGGGTGGTGTGCGCGCTTTCCGGCCCCAGTTTTACCGCGCCACCCGGCTGCGCGCGCAGCGGCACGCTCGGATCATTCTGGTAGCGATACGGGTCGCCCGCCGCGACCTCGCCCGGCGCGGCCTTGCGTGGATCGATCAGCGCGCGGCGCTCGGCCGCATACTTCTTCGAGAGCAGGCCGGCGAGCGGCGCATCGACGAATTCCGGATCGGCCAGGTAGGCATTGCGGTCGGCAAACGCCAGCCGGCTGGCTTCGATATACAGATGCTCGGCCTCGGCGCGCGGCATGGCGGCCAGGTCAAACCCTTCGAGGATATTGAGCGCATGCGCCACGGTCGGCCCGCCGCTGCTGGGCAGGGGCATGCCGAGCAGCTCGTAGCCGCGATAGCTGCTGCGCAGGGCGGGACGGATGCGCGCTTCGTAGTCGGCCAGGTCGGCCATGGTCATGGCGCCGGCCGGCACCCGCACGCCCTTGGCGACCGGCGGCCGGTTGACGCTGTCGACGATGGCGCGCGCGATCGGCCCTTCATAGAATGCCTTCACGCCCCCTTGCGCGATTTCGCGGTAGGCCCGCGCCATGCCGGGATTGCGCAGCAGGGCGCCGGCCGGCAGCGCCTTGCCCTGGTGCAGATAGAGCTCGCTGGTCGGCGCGAACTGGCGGAATTTTTTCTCGTTCTGGCCCACCAGCTGGCTGAAGTTGGCGTTGACGATAAAGCCCTTGTCGGCCACCGCGATGGCCGGCGCCAGCACCTGGGCAAAACGCATGCTGCCGTAGCGCTCGAGCGCCTCGTGCCAGCCGCGCACCGTGCCCGGCACGCCGACCGACAGGCCGCTGGCGACCGCAGTCTCGAAATCGAGCGGCTTGCCATCCGGCTGGAACAAATGCGGGCCGGCCTTGCGCGGCGCCGTCTCGCGGTGGTCGATGGTGATCGCGCGTTTGTCCCTGGCCAGGTAGATCACCATGAAGCCGCCGCCGCCGATGCCGCAACTGAAGGGATCGGTGACGCCCAGCGTGGCCGCCGCAGCCACCGCTGCGTCGATCGCATTGCCGCCCTGGTTCAGGATGGCCAACGCCGACTGCGAAGCCTGGGCGCTGATGGTGGCGACCGCGCCACCGCTGCCGGTCGCCACCGGCGCCGCCGCGACCGGCGCGACGACGACGGCCAGCACCAGGCCGCAGGCCAGTACGGCCTGGCGCGATATGCGGGCCGGCGCCACTAGCTGCCGTACATATTGAAGACCACCGGATAGGTGGCTGGCCGGCTGTCGGCCATGCCGCGCGGCGGCGGCGTGAACGACGGGTCGAGTTCGATGCGCGCGCCGCGCAGGGCGGGCGAGGTATAGCCCGGCTTGCCCTGTACCAGCCAGAAGCCCTGCGCCACGTTGTTGATGCGCAGGGTGAAGCGGTAGGCGAGCTGGCCGGCCCAGATGCAGCGCGCGTTGTCGGGGCAGCGGCTGTCGTCGGCGCCTTCGTAGGTGAGGCTCAGGCGATGGTCGATCGGCAGCGGCGGCAGGGCCAGGGTCTGGCGTTCGCTCAGCGTGTACTGGGCGTCTGGCAGGTGGTCGGGCGTAGCGCAGGCCGACAGCAGGCCGGCGGCGGCGATGGAGAGGATGCAGGGCAGGGTGCGCATCGGTGTCATCCGGGTATTGACGGGAAAAGCCATGATAGCAAAACCGCAAGGGCGTGGTCGCGTGACAGGGAAAATACAAGCGTTGGTCAAGTCATAAACAGGTCATATTCGGCAGCTATTCTTTTTCCTGTAGTCCAAAACATACCCCTTAACCAGAGTTAGGAATAACAATGTTCAAGAAGATCCTCGCCGGCGCTGCCGCCACGCTCGTGATGACGACCTCGTTCGCCGCCGACATTACCGGCGCGGGCGCTACGTTCCCGTACCCGATCTACGCCAAGTGGGCTGAGAGCTACAAAGCCGCCACCGGCACCGGCCTGAACTACCAGTCGGTCGGCTCGGGCGCCGGCATCAAGCAGATCAAGGCGAAGACCGTGGACTTCGGCGCATCGGACATGCCGCTGAAAGCAGAAGAACTGGACAAGGAAGGCCTGATGCAATTCCCGGCCATCATGGGCGGCGTGGTTGCCGTGGTCAACGTCGACGGCGTGACCCCAGGCCAGCTGAAGATGACCGGTCCGCTGCTGGCCGACATCTACATGGGCAAGATCACCAAGTGGAACGCTCCTGAAATCGCCGCCGTGAACCCAGGCGTGAAACTGCCGGCCGCCGACATCACCGTCGTGCACCGCGCCGATAGCTCGGGCACCTCGTTCCTGTTCACCGACTTCCTGGCCAAGACCAGCCCGGCATGGAAAGAGTCGATCGGCTCGGGCACCACCGTCAAGTGGGCCGTGGGCGTCGGTGGCAAGGGCAACGAAGGCGTCGCCGCCAACGTGCAGCGTATCAAGGGCGCGATCGGCTACGTCGAGTGGGCCTACGCCAAGAAGAACAAGCTGTCGCACACCCAGCTGCGCAACAAGGAAGGCGTCGACCTGCAACCGTCGGACGACGTGTTCAAGGCCGCTGCCGCCAATGCCGAGTGGACCAAGGCCCCAGGCTTTGGCGTGGTGCTGACCGACGGCGCCGGCAAGCAGAGCTGGCCGATCACCGGCGTGTCGTACATCCTGATGCACAAGTCGCAGGCTGACGCCAAGAAAGGCCAGGAAGTCGTGAAGTTCTTCGACTGGTCGTTCAAGAACGGCGCCCCGGCAGCCGCCGAACTGGACTACGTGCCGATGCCAGCCAGCGTCGTCAAGCAAGTGCAGGACGCCTGGAAAGCCAACCTGAAGGACGCTTCGGGCAAGGCCATCATGTAATTCGCCGTCAAGGCGATCGATCCGGCAGCCTGGCTGCCGGATTTTCGTTGGCGCGCGCGGCAGGCTGGCGCGCGGCGCCGACGGCACCTCTCTTTTTGGGCATCCCATGACAACGGCGAACACGATCGTCCTGGTGATCGACGACAAGCCGGCCATTGCCGAGCTGCTCAAGTTCTCGCTGCACGAGGACGAGTGGGTCTGGCATAACGTGCCGAGCCTGGCGCAAGCCTGGGACTTCATCGGGCGCGAGCGCCCCGAACTCCTGCTGCAGGAATCGATGCTGCGCCACGAAGGCGGCATGCGCCTGCTGGCGCGCCTGCGCGGCGACCGCCGCCTGCGCGAGCAGCCGGTGATCCTGCTGGCGGCCGATTGCGCGGAAGGCGAGCGTCCCGCCAGCCTGCCCGCACCCGTACCCCATCCCGAATTCATTCCGCAAGCACCGGTCGACCAGGCGCGCGAATTGTCGCCCGAATCGCGCCTGCTGCGCTCGGGCCGCCTGGTGCTCGACCCGCTCAGCTGCAGCGTCAAGGTCGGCACCCACAAGGTCGAGGTCAGGCACGCCGAATACCGGCTGCTGCGCTTCCTGCTGTGCCACCCGGGCCAGGTGTTTACCCGCACCCAGCTGCTGGAACAGCTGTGGGAAGCCCACGAGTCGCTCGACCAGCGCACCGTGGACGTCCACGTGCTGCGCCTGCGCAAGGCGCTGGGCCGCGCCAAGTCGCTGATCAAGACCGTGCGCGGCGCCGGCTACATGCTGTCGCCGACCTGATTCGCAAGGAAGCCCTGCCTGACAGGGCTTCCTGGTCGTTTTTCGTGTCATCACGCTGACATCTTCGCAATCTAGACTTGCGGCAACTTGTCTTTCTTCGGCCGCAGCATGAGCAAACACATTGGTCTCGCCCCCTACCTGGACCCGGCGCGCAGCAACCGCTTCCTGGTCCTGCTGTGGCCGCTGCTGGCGCTGCTGGCCTGCGTCGCGATCTGGATCGCGACCCTGCTGCGGGTCGAGGCCGAGCAGGAGCAGGTTGCGAGCCAGGCGCGCAAGGACGTGGCGGCCTATGCCGAGGCCTACGAGCAGTACATCACGCGCTCGGTGGCGCAGATGGACCAGATCACGATGCAGCTCAAGTTCAGCTGGGAAGGCTCGCGCCAGGCCGACCTGCTGGACCGGATGCGGCGCGACGGCATGTTCACCGACAGCGCCTTCCACGTGGTGGCGATCCTCGACCGCGGCGGCATCGTGCGCTCCAGCACCCGCGCCGGCCTGCTCGGGGCCGACCTGTCGGCGGGACCGTATTTCCACCAGCACCGCGACAGCAACTCGACCGCGCTGCGGGTCGGCACCGCGCCCACGCATTTCAGCGCGGCCGACGACGTGGTGCTGTTCACGCGCCGGCTCGAAACCAGGGAGGAAGAATTCGACGGCGTGGTGCTGATGGCGGTCGACGCCCGCTACTTCACGTCCTTCGTCAGCCCGGCCACGATCGGCGCCGGCGGCATCGTGGCGCTGGCCGGCAGCGAAGGGCGCTTGCGGGTCGAGCAGCGCAGCAACGGCGAATCGTTCGTGGACGCGGTCGCGCTGCCGCGCCGTGGTGGGGCCTGGTCGGGCGAGCAGGGCGTGCGCCTGGTCGAGGGCGTGGACGGCTTCTCCGACGGCCAGGCGCGCGTGCTGGGCTGGCGCCAGTCGCCGGCCTACCCGCTGGTGGCCCTGGTCGGCCTGCCGCAGACCGAGGCGCTGGCATCGAACAATACCTACTGGACCGAGAGCCGCGACCGCGCGATCGCCGCCACCCTGTGCCTGCTGCTGCTGGGCGCGGTCGGGGCGGTGCTGGCGCGCCGCGCCGTGGCGCGCGAGAAGGAACAGGACGAGGTGCGCCGCGCCTACCGCACCGCCACCGAGAGCGGCAATGACGGCTTCTACATGGCCGCGGCGGTGCGCGCGCGCGACGGCCAGATCCTGGATTTCCGGATCGTCGACTGCAACGAGCGCGGGGCCTTCTTCTATGGCATGACGCGCGACGAACTGGTCGGCTCGAGCCTGACCGAGATCGACAGCGGCCTGTTCGGTGAAGACCTGCTGGCCACCTACCGCAAGGCGATGGACAGCGGCTTTCATGAAGACGACCGCAAGATGCCGAGCGATAACCGCCTGAACATCAGCTGGGGCCGGCGGCGCCTGGTCCGGGTCGGCAACGGCCTGGCGGTGACCTTGCAGGACATCAGCGAGAAGAAGGCGCACGAATCGCAGCTCGAGCGCCTGGCCAACGAGGATACGCTCACCGGCCTGGCCACCCGCCACGCCTTTTTGGAACGCATGCCGGCC
This portion of the Telluria beijingensis genome encodes:
- a CDS encoding bifunctional diguanylate cyclase/phosphodiesterase, giving the protein MSKHIGLAPYLDPARSNRFLVLLWPLLALLACVAIWIATLLRVEAEQEQVASQARKDVAAYAEAYEQYITRSVAQMDQITMQLKFSWEGSRQADLLDRMRRDGMFTDSAFHVVAILDRGGIVRSSTRAGLLGADLSAGPYFHQHRDSNSTALRVGTAPTHFSAADDVVLFTRRLETREEEFDGVVLMAVDARYFTSFVSPATIGAGGIVALAGSEGRLRVEQRSNGESFVDAVALPRRGGAWSGEQGVRLVEGVDGFSDGQARVLGWRQSPAYPLVALVGLPQTEALASNNTYWTESRDRAIAATLCLLLLGAVGAVLARRAVAREKEQDEVRRAYRTATESGNDGFYMAAAVRARDGQILDFRIVDCNERGAFFYGMTRDELVGSSLTEIDSGLFGEDLLATYRKAMDSGFHEDDRKMPSDNRLNISWGRRRLVRVGNGLAVTLQDISEKKAHESQLERLANEDTLTGLATRHAFLERMPAMLAEAQGAGTGAALLFIDLDEFKHVNDSHGHATGDQLLRSAAGRLLSLLRPSDQVARFGGDEFVVLLSPCDGERMAASVAARIVEAFGVPFLIGDELHAVGSSIGISLYPRDGLDAETLLKHSDIAMYVGKNEGKGQYRFFDPSLSSTLNSRARLKQNMLEALEADQFVLYYQPRVDARSGELLSMEALVRWRHPTLGMVAPGEFIPLAEATGLIVRIGETVIDKACAQLAAWREAGVALVPVSINVSPKQFLRGGVQRQLSAALLRHRVPASLIEVEITESAMMGDQDDILAELAALRALGVKLHVDDFGTGYSSLSQLQRLKMDVLKVDRAFTTELANSKEGKVFFQAIVSMAHALGMSVVAEGVETEEQLAILRHLDCNEVQGYYIARPVPAQEMAEMMERRYLLDAPVTAHSAEG